One genomic window of Cololabis saira isolate AMF1-May2022 chromosome 3, fColSai1.1, whole genome shotgun sequence includes the following:
- the tmem147 gene encoding BOS complex subunit TMEM147 — protein MTLFHFGNCFALAYFPYFITYKCSGLSEYNAFWRCVQAGATYLFVQLCKMLFLATFFPTWEGGAGVYDFVGEFMKATVDLADLLGLHLVMSRNAGKGEYKIMVAAMGWATAELIMSRCLPLWVGARGIEFDWKYIQMSFDSNISLVHYITMAAAVWMFTRYDLPKSFRLPVTVLVALCVYKSFLMELFVHVFLLGSWTVLLVKAVLTGAISLSTLFLFVTLVHSN, from the exons ATGACACTTTTTCACTTTGGAAACTGCTTTGCTCTGGCTTATTTCCCGTACTTTATAACATACAAGTGCAGCGGCCT CTCTGAGTATAATGCCTTCTGGAGATGCGTCCAAGCTGGAGCAACGTATTTGTTTGTTCAACTCTGTAAG ATGCTTTTCCTTGCAACATTTTTCCCCACATGGGAAGGAGGAGCAGGTGTTTATGACTTTGTAGGG GAATTTATGAAAGCTACGGTGGACCTGGCCGACCTGCTGGGTCTCCATCTAGTGATGTCTCGTAATGCTGGTAAAGGAGAGTACAAGATCATGGTGGCTGCCATGGGCTGGGCAACGGCAGAGCTCATCATGTCCAG GTGTCTTCCTCTGTGGGTTGGAGCCAGAGGGATCGAGTTTGACTGGAAGTACATCCAAATGAGCTTCGACTCCAACATAAGTCTG GTCCATTACATCACGATGGCTGCAGCAGTGTGGATGTTCACTCGTTACGACCTCCCTAAGAGCTTCAGGCTCCCTGTTACTGTGTTGGTGGCTCTGTGCGTCTACAAGTCCTTCTTAATGGA GTTGTTTGTCCACGTCTTCCTGCTGGGCAGTTGGACGGTGCTGCTGGTGAAAGCGGTGCTGACCGGAGCAATCTCTCTCTCCACACTCTTCCTCTTCGTTACTTTGGTTCACAGCAACTAA